A stretch of Planococcus citri chromosome 5, ihPlaCitr1.1, whole genome shotgun sequence DNA encodes these proteins:
- the LOC135846283 gene encoding stress-associated endoplasmic reticulum protein 2 — protein MAPKQRMRIANEKASKNITMRGNVPKSTKNGESKYPVPPWLLGLFVFVVCGSAVFQIIQSIRMGW, from the exons atggCACCGAAACAACGAATGAGGATTGCAAATGAAAAAGCCAGCAAAAATATCACGATGAGAGGAAATGTACCCAAATCTACT aaaaatggCGAAAGTAAATATCCGGTTCCTCCTTGGTTACTTGGTCTTTTCGTATTTGTCGTATGCGGATCTG CCGTGTTTCAAATAATCCAAAGTATACGAATGGGTTGGTGA